One window of Fodinicurvata sediminis DSM 21159 genomic DNA carries:
- a CDS encoding efflux RND transporter permease subunit, translating into MTAEQGEHKQDLTSVSVRRPILAIVLNLLIVLAGIAAVLGVEVRELPSVDRPVVTVRASYPGAAPETMDSEVTRALEGAAARVSGVRSINAASEEGSTRIYLDFDPSVDVNNAANDVREAISEVQRRLPDGVEDVVVIKADDDASPILRLSVTSEVLSTQELTRLVDNEISTTLLSVPGVADVSLFGDRQQTLNIVLDPAKLATHKLAIDDIANTLESARLDVPAGSFESGDQDLVVRADASVVEEQAIEALFINDTVRVRDVASVFYGPAEANSYVRLDGDSVLGLGIVRQAQSNTIEISEGVAQAADELNRRFEDISIATISDDAVFISGAISEVLLALLLGIVIVILVILAFLGSPRLTLIPGLTIPVALIGTLAAIWLLGFSINILTLLALVLATGLVVDDAIVVLENVERWRRQGAGRLASSVLGARQVFFAILATTATLISVFVPVAFLPGRAGQLFMEFGFVLAISVGLSSFVALSLCPMLASRLIPSQTRQSLEPGPLRRRFEAVGRKGSGLYKRILTALMAVPMLFVGLMFALAGSTALVYMNLEQELVPNEDRGVLVISMRGPDGVNLGYTDRQVSRAEALLEPLVDSGEVRTVLSIVGRRDPNAGFIIAPLVHWEERARSQQEISESLQPELSQIPGARSFIVNPNSLSIRTGGSDLEFAVTGPDYDRIAQASEELMAAMSERMQLQSPPSMEYSTTQPQLSLNIDRERAADLGVDISGIATVLSAMVDGSQVTELNVEDEAVPIYLESAFGTVKDTDDLNNLFVTTRDGETIPLSSLISIRESGIAPELERRGQRRAIEIEAGLPDDYALNQAVTDVQSLADEILPSGYSLVFLGQAEALEEAASDTMVTFAIALVVVFLVLAAQFESFASAIVVMLTVPFGLAAAVLSLWLTGTSLNIYSQIGLIMIIGLMAKNGILIVEFADQLRDRGLSVKDAAFQAASIRLRPVVMTMLSTILAAVPLILSTGAGSEARTSIGWVIFGGLGIAIFATLLITPVVYQLVAPLARSRSDFGRALEQELNEVETSRESQV; encoded by the coding sequence ATGACGGCTGAGCAGGGAGAGCACAAGCAGGACCTGACGTCTGTCAGCGTACGCCGGCCAATCCTGGCCATTGTCCTGAATCTTCTCATCGTTCTGGCTGGCATAGCTGCAGTCCTTGGTGTCGAGGTTCGCGAGTTGCCAAGTGTCGATCGTCCGGTGGTGACAGTGCGGGCCAGCTACCCAGGTGCGGCTCCGGAAACCATGGATTCAGAAGTCACGCGCGCCCTTGAAGGGGCGGCCGCACGGGTTTCGGGGGTTCGCTCCATAAATGCGGCCAGCGAAGAGGGCAGCACGCGCATATACCTGGATTTTGATCCATCCGTGGATGTCAACAATGCAGCAAACGATGTTCGCGAAGCCATTAGCGAGGTACAGCGCAGACTCCCAGATGGGGTGGAAGATGTTGTCGTCATCAAGGCCGACGATGACGCCAGCCCCATCCTGCGGCTCTCGGTGACAAGCGAGGTCCTCTCCACCCAAGAACTCACACGCCTGGTCGACAACGAGATTTCCACCACCCTGTTGAGTGTGCCGGGAGTGGCCGATGTCAGCCTTTTCGGTGACCGTCAGCAAACCCTCAATATCGTGTTGGACCCGGCAAAACTTGCGACACACAAGCTTGCCATCGACGATATTGCCAATACGCTTGAAAGTGCCCGACTGGATGTGCCTGCAGGCAGCTTCGAGTCCGGTGATCAGGACCTGGTCGTGCGCGCCGATGCCTCAGTTGTCGAAGAACAGGCAATTGAAGCCCTCTTTATCAATGACACCGTGCGTGTACGCGATGTAGCCAGCGTTTTCTACGGTCCGGCCGAAGCCAACTCATACGTCCGTCTGGATGGGGATTCCGTCCTGGGCCTTGGCATCGTGAGGCAGGCACAATCCAATACAATTGAAATCTCCGAAGGCGTGGCCCAGGCGGCAGATGAACTCAATCGCAGGTTCGAGGATATCAGCATAGCCACGATTTCCGACGATGCAGTCTTCATCAGTGGGGCCATAAGTGAAGTGCTTCTGGCACTCCTGCTCGGTATCGTCATCGTCATCCTGGTGATACTTGCTTTCCTGGGTTCACCAAGACTGACGCTGATTCCCGGCTTGACCATACCCGTGGCGCTGATCGGCACGCTTGCCGCCATATGGCTGCTAGGGTTCTCCATAAACATCCTGACCTTGCTGGCCCTTGTTCTGGCAACAGGTCTCGTGGTCGACGATGCAATCGTCGTTCTTGAGAATGTCGAGCGCTGGCGCCGCCAAGGGGCCGGGCGTCTGGCGTCCTCTGTTCTGGGTGCCCGCCAAGTCTTTTTCGCGATCCTGGCCACTACAGCAACTCTGATTTCGGTGTTCGTGCCCGTCGCCTTTCTACCTGGGCGCGCTGGGCAACTGTTCATGGAGTTCGGTTTTGTCCTGGCAATCTCTGTCGGACTTTCATCCTTTGTCGCGCTTTCCCTCTGTCCGATGCTGGCTTCTAGGCTGATTCCCTCTCAAACCCGACAGTCACTCGAGCCTGGCCCTCTGCGCCGCCGGTTCGAGGCAGTCGGTCGCAAGGGAAGTGGTTTATACAAGCGGATTCTGACGGCCCTAATGGCTGTTCCAATGCTTTTCGTGGGGCTGATGTTCGCGCTGGCCGGGTCAACGGCGCTTGTCTACATGAACCTGGAGCAGGAACTCGTTCCAAATGAAGACCGGGGCGTACTGGTCATATCCATGCGCGGACCCGATGGGGTAAATCTGGGGTACACGGATCGTCAGGTCAGCCGGGCAGAGGCACTGCTGGAGCCTTTGGTGGACAGCGGTGAAGTGCGGACGGTTCTCTCTATCGTCGGGCGCCGGGATCCGAATGCCGGTTTCATCATTGCGCCGCTGGTTCATTGGGAAGAACGTGCGCGCAGTCAGCAGGAAATTTCTGAAAGCCTTCAGCCTGAACTCAGCCAGATTCCAGGGGCGCGAAGCTTTATCGTGAACCCCAACAGCCTGAGCATCCGGACGGGAGGGTCTGACCTGGAGTTCGCTGTTACAGGTCCGGACTACGATCGTATTGCACAGGCCTCTGAGGAATTGATGGCCGCAATGTCAGAAAGGATGCAGCTCCAATCGCCCCCGAGCATGGAGTATTCCACAACTCAGCCACAGCTCTCCCTGAATATCGACCGCGAAAGAGCTGCGGACTTGGGTGTGGATATCTCCGGCATTGCAACGGTTCTCAGTGCAATGGTGGATGGCTCCCAGGTAACGGAACTCAATGTCGAGGATGAAGCCGTCCCGATCTACCTGGAATCCGCTTTTGGCACCGTGAAAGACACTGATGACCTCAACAACCTGTTCGTCACAACGCGTGATGGCGAGACCATCCCGCTTTCGTCACTGATCTCCATTCGGGAAAGCGGTATCGCGCCAGAGCTGGAACGACGGGGGCAGCGTCGTGCCATAGAGATTGAGGCAGGGCTGCCCGACGACTATGCCCTGAACCAGGCTGTAACCGATGTCCAGTCTCTGGCGGATGAAATCTTGCCGAGCGGTTACAGCCTCGTGTTTCTGGGGCAGGCGGAAGCGCTTGAGGAAGCGGCAAGCGACACCATGGTCACCTTTGCCATTGCTTTGGTGGTTGTCTTCCTGGTTTTGGCAGCACAGTTCGAAAGTTTTGCCAGCGCCATCGTTGTGATGCTGACCGTACCCTTCGGTCTGGCTGCTGCTGTCCTGTCGTTGTGGCTCACAGGTACATCATTGAATATCTACAGCCAGATCGGCCTGATCATGATCATAGGACTGATGGCCAAGAACGGCATATTGATCGTGGAATTTGCCGATCAGTTGAGGGATCGCGGGCTCTCGGTGAAGGATGCGGCCTTTCAGGCGGCATCCATTCGCCTGCGTCCGGTGGTCATGACCATGCTTTCGACAATTCTGGCAGCGGTGCCTTTGATTCTGAGTACGGGCGCAGGCAGTGAGGCGCGCACCTCCATAGGCTGGGTCATATTCGGTGGTCTGGGCATCGCGATATTTGCAACCCTGCTGATCACGCCAGTCGTTTATCAGCTTGTGGCCCCTCTGGCTCGCAGTCGAAGCGATTTCGGACGCGCCCTAGAGCAAGAACTCAATGAGGTCGAAA
- a CDS encoding efflux RND transporter periplasmic adaptor subunit encodes MSKAKQLAYLILAVFLVLVTWYLLSVFEAKDPALDTGNDSAAGQETDKQPVIVQSVSFESDASRIVSVGTGQAQQSITLTPESAGQVRDVLFKSGDSVREGDLLLTLDKEDEELALELAKLQLQDTRQRLARYEQAAPSGAVSATEVDQARNALSVAQIELSQAELAYTKRMILAPFDGVIGRSQVDPGERVNESSAIATLDDASNLNVDFNIPESFAYAVQEGQQVVAQTWALPGEEFTGKIRSIENRIDRETRTLQVRAQLPNEQGRLRTGMSFVIELFLSGELYPAVPAVAVQWDREAAYVWLVHDGVAERQAVEVLKRANGWALLSGQLSREDQVVIEGMQSLRGGMPVDVRSQKAPPEDISERSAAGILNDG; translated from the coding sequence ATGTCAAAAGCTAAGCAGTTGGCCTATCTGATACTGGCAGTTTTTCTGGTCTTGGTGACCTGGTATTTGCTCTCGGTTTTTGAAGCCAAAGATCCAGCCCTTGATACTGGCAATGATTCGGCTGCGGGTCAGGAGACCGATAAGCAGCCTGTTATCGTGCAGTCCGTCAGCTTTGAAAGCGATGCGTCGCGGATTGTTTCGGTTGGAACAGGACAGGCACAACAGTCAATTACACTTACTCCAGAATCAGCGGGTCAAGTACGTGACGTCCTGTTCAAGTCGGGTGATTCTGTCCGTGAAGGAGACCTGCTCCTTACTCTGGACAAGGAAGACGAAGAGCTGGCTCTGGAATTGGCCAAACTTCAACTGCAGGATACCCGCCAGCGGCTTGCCCGATATGAACAGGCTGCACCAAGCGGGGCCGTTTCTGCGACGGAAGTTGATCAAGCGCGCAACGCGCTTTCGGTCGCCCAGATCGAACTCTCGCAAGCTGAACTCGCCTACACCAAGCGGATGATCCTTGCCCCCTTTGATGGTGTGATTGGTCGCTCTCAGGTCGACCCCGGTGAAAGAGTTAACGAGTCCTCAGCCATTGCCACGCTCGATGACGCTTCGAACCTCAACGTCGACTTCAATATTCCGGAATCCTTTGCATATGCCGTTCAGGAAGGCCAGCAGGTAGTTGCACAGACTTGGGCTTTGCCCGGTGAGGAGTTTACGGGAAAAATCAGGAGTATCGAGAACCGAATTGATCGGGAAACGCGTACTTTGCAGGTGCGCGCCCAACTGCCCAACGAACAAGGACGCCTTCGTACGGGTATGTCCTTTGTCATCGAGTTGTTCCTCTCTGGCGAGCTTTATCCAGCCGTCCCCGCTGTTGCCGTCCAGTGGGACAGGGAGGCTGCATATGTCTGGCTGGTGCACGACGGTGTCGCTGAACGCCAGGCCGTGGAAGTCCTGAAACGGGCAAATGGCTGGGCCCTGCTTTCGGGGCAGTTGTCACGTGAAGATCAAGTCGTAATCGAAGGCATGCAGTCCCTGCGGGGCGGAATGCCTGTCGACGTGCGTTCCCAAAAGGCCCCGCCCGAGGATATCTCTGAAAGAAGCGCAGCCGGAATTCTCAATGACGGCTGA
- a CDS encoding TetR/AcrR family transcriptional regulator, with amino-acid sequence MKPMSFTFSEPDTMLPDWKRQRRDRILASVIDILARQPAEQLSMDELAHGVGAGKATLYRYFGSREALLTACLEKIVAELSARIAQIEETPQPPLVRFHGIVDCMARSFSQNFLPLRMLMRSKKELHESWRHSVHEARLSLVSTLQRNFERGCTCGAYRTVDSELLAHLVMGMIRSGVTHVPNRDLHVLVQAVTDHAAYGFILPNAKNTGDTQGVLSSEVSSAAHVKGANVKS; translated from the coding sequence ATGAAACCGATGAGTTTCACTTTTTCCGAGCCCGATACAATGTTGCCTGACTGGAAGCGGCAACGCCGTGACAGGATTCTGGCGTCTGTCATAGATATTCTGGCTCGCCAGCCCGCAGAACAGCTGTCAATGGATGAACTCGCACATGGTGTGGGGGCCGGCAAGGCAACTCTGTATCGATATTTCGGCAGTCGTGAAGCCCTTTTGACGGCGTGCCTGGAAAAGATTGTCGCCGAACTCAGTGCTCGGATTGCACAGATCGAGGAAACGCCTCAGCCGCCATTAGTGCGCTTCCACGGTATCGTGGATTGCATGGCGCGCAGCTTTTCCCAGAACTTCTTACCTTTGCGAATGTTGATGCGCAGCAAGAAGGAACTTCATGAAAGCTGGCGACACTCCGTTCACGAAGCCCGTCTGTCACTTGTCAGCACACTTCAGCGCAACTTCGAGCGAGGGTGCACCTGTGGTGCTTATAGGACTGTGGACAGCGAGTTGCTTGCTCATCTGGTCATGGGAATGATCCGCAGTGGTGTCACACACGTACCCAATAGAGACCTGCACGTACTGGTACAGGCGGTCACGGACCATGCGGCCTATGGGTTCATCTTGCCAAATGCGAAGAATACCGGGGACACGCAAGGTGTACTTTCGTCCGAAGTGAGTTCTGCTGCGCATGTTAAGGGGGCGAATGTCAAAAGCTAA
- a CDS encoding TAXI family TRAP transporter solute-binding subunit, with translation MSLSRRQFLISGGLLFALPWAKNVASQEARILRIGTASTAGIYFPIGGLIASAISSPPGSRECERGGSCGVPNLIATAQSTEGSAFNVAAIEQGNLETALAQADVAFWAYHAEGPYEGRDRMQNLRTIANLYPEVIQVVTREDSEIESPQDLAGKRISLDQKGSGSLVDALLILEAWGLSPDDFEASYLAPNVAASQLRKGELDGFFMVAGTPTPAINDLTEEVSIRLLRLEGEPVERLQSRYPFFSTAEVSEGTYEGVPGTPSLSVGAQWLVDARLEEELVFQMTRAFWHPMHRKLFEEGHPQARRISLDTALNGLGAPLHPGAKRYYESIGITIIEPYETE, from the coding sequence GTGTCCTTAAGTCGACGTCAGTTCCTGATATCAGGTGGCCTTCTCTTTGCTTTGCCCTGGGCCAAGAATGTCGCATCACAGGAAGCTCGAATCCTGCGTATCGGAACCGCCTCCACCGCTGGTATTTATTTCCCCATAGGTGGCTTGATCGCCAGTGCCATCAGCAGTCCCCCGGGCAGCCGGGAGTGTGAACGCGGCGGCAGCTGCGGTGTTCCGAACCTGATAGCCACGGCTCAATCCACGGAAGGTTCGGCCTTCAATGTGGCTGCCATTGAACAAGGCAATCTGGAAACGGCGCTGGCCCAGGCAGACGTTGCCTTCTGGGCCTATCATGCCGAAGGCCCCTATGAAGGGCGCGATCGCATGCAGAATCTTCGCACCATCGCAAACCTCTATCCTGAAGTTATCCAGGTCGTGACGCGTGAGGACTCGGAGATTGAAAGCCCTCAGGATCTTGCAGGTAAGCGCATTTCCCTGGATCAAAAAGGGTCAGGGTCCCTCGTGGACGCACTTCTGATACTGGAAGCCTGGGGCCTGTCGCCTGATGATTTCGAGGCCTCATACCTCGCGCCCAATGTTGCTGCCTCGCAACTGCGGAAAGGCGAGTTGGACGGCTTCTTTATGGTGGCTGGAACACCAACTCCTGCAATCAATGACTTGACGGAAGAAGTCTCCATTCGGCTGCTCAGACTGGAAGGTGAGCCTGTTGAGCGCCTACAAAGCCGCTATCCTTTCTTTTCCACCGCGGAGGTCTCGGAAGGGACCTATGAAGGTGTTCCCGGCACGCCAAGCCTGTCCGTGGGGGCACAATGGCTCGTGGATGCCCGCCTGGAAGAGGAACTGGTATTTCAAATGACCCGGGCATTCTGGCATCCGATGCACAGGAAATTGTTCGAGGAAGGACATCCCCAGGCACGCAGGATCTCACTGGATACGGCGCTCAACGGACTTGGGGCTCCTTTGCATCCAGGTGCCAAGCGCTATTACGAGAGCATCGGCATTACCATCATCGAACCCTATGAGACCGAATGA
- a CDS encoding NUDIX domain-containing protein encodes MTDNDAEVELHSSEYLYSGFLKLSGHSFTYRTLSGGQSKLLKREVCERKPAVAVLPYHPESDSIMMLEQFRLPAWLAGMQGWQFEVVAGLIEQDQSEEETALRESREEAGLEILELWHINRVLSSPGGCDEVISTYLGRLSEPGVDGHYGLEEEDEDIRAFMIPFDDAYALLEQGRIENATAWMALAWLKLNHDEVLRCWKT; translated from the coding sequence ATGACTGATAACGACGCGGAAGTTGAACTGCACTCAAGCGAATACCTCTATTCCGGCTTCCTGAAGCTGTCAGGCCATAGCTTTACTTACAGAACTCTGAGTGGCGGACAAAGCAAGCTGCTCAAACGCGAAGTTTGTGAACGCAAACCAGCCGTCGCTGTGCTGCCCTATCACCCAGAAAGCGACAGCATCATGATGCTGGAACAGTTTCGTCTGCCCGCCTGGTTGGCTGGCATGCAGGGCTGGCAGTTCGAAGTTGTTGCCGGCCTCATTGAACAGGATCAGAGCGAAGAGGAAACCGCTCTTAGAGAAAGTCGCGAGGAAGCGGGCCTGGAGATCTTGGAGCTTTGGCACATCAATCGCGTCCTGTCCTCTCCCGGTGGCTGCGATGAAGTGATCTCGACGTATCTGGGACGCCTTTCGGAACCTGGTGTGGATGGGCACTATGGGCTTGAAGAGGAAGATGAAGACATACGTGCTTTCATGATTCCGTTCGATGATGCTTATGCCCTCTTGGAACAGGGCCGGATCGAGAACGCAACAGCCTGGATGGCGTTGGCTTGGCTAAAGCTGAATCATGATGAAGTCCTACGCTGTTGGAAGACGTGA
- a CDS encoding cysteine synthase A — MQIREGFIGTIGQTPLIHLKRASEETGCTILGKAEFLNPGGSVKDRAAWAIVRDAENQGLLKPGGVIVEGTAGNTGIGLALVGRARGYRTVIVIPETQSQEKKDMLRLCGADLREVPAVPYKNPQNYVHVSQRLAEELAQDHEAGAIWANQFDNAANRLGHYETTGPEIWEQTDGGVDGFTCSVGTGGTLAGVAMALKERNSQVQVALSDPSGSALHHYYAHGSLKAEGTSITEGIGQGRITKNLEDLSLDASFSIPDSESLPVVFELLEHEGLCLGGSSGVNVAGAIRLAREMGPGHTIVTVLCDFGTRYQSKLYNPAFLREKSLPVPNWLEE; from the coding sequence ATGCAGATTCGTGAGGGCTTTATAGGGACGATTGGGCAAACGCCCTTGATTCATCTGAAACGTGCCTCGGAAGAGACGGGCTGCACAATCCTGGGCAAGGCCGAATTCCTTAACCCCGGTGGGTCCGTAAAGGACCGGGCCGCATGGGCGATTGTGAGAGATGCGGAAAATCAGGGATTGCTCAAACCCGGCGGTGTTATCGTCGAGGGAACGGCAGGAAATACCGGAATAGGTCTGGCGCTTGTCGGGCGTGCCCGCGGATATCGAACCGTTATCGTTATCCCGGAAACCCAAAGCCAGGAAAAGAAGGACATGCTGCGGCTGTGTGGTGCCGATCTTCGTGAAGTACCCGCTGTTCCCTACAAGAATCCGCAGAACTATGTCCATGTATCCCAGCGTCTGGCAGAAGAGTTGGCACAAGACCATGAAGCAGGTGCCATTTGGGCCAACCAGTTCGACAACGCCGCCAACCGCCTCGGACATTACGAAACCACAGGCCCTGAAATCTGGGAACAGACGGACGGAGGCGTGGACGGTTTCACCTGTTCCGTGGGAACCGGTGGGACACTTGCCGGCGTGGCCATGGCGCTCAAGGAACGAAACTCGCAAGTCCAGGTCGCTCTCAGCGATCCGTCAGGCTCTGCCTTGCACCATTACTATGCGCATGGAAGCCTGAAAGCCGAAGGCACCTCGATTACGGAAGGTATCGGGCAAGGGCGCATAACAAAGAACCTGGAAGACCTCTCTCTTGACGCCTCCTTCTCCATACCGGACAGCGAATCCCTGCCTGTCGTCTTCGAATTGCTGGAACATGAAGGTCTTTGCCTGGGTGGATCCAGTGGTGTGAATGTCGCCGGTGCAATCCGCCTTGCCCGCGAAATGGGCCCGGGGCACACTATAGTCACGGTACTTTGTGATTTTGGTACACGCTATCAGAGCAAACTCTACAATCCGGCGTTCCTCAGAGAGAAGTCCCTGCCAGTCCCAAATTGGCTTGAGGAGTAG
- a CDS encoding alanyl-tRNA editing protein, producing MTMEFLFQEDPYLKSCRARITESSPEGVFFDRTVFYPEGGGQPGDTGIMRLSSGAEVSITDTRKHGVQDQDILHVLAEDSTIPEVGEEVELQIDWERRHRLMRMHTSLHLLCSLVDGDVTGGQISDGKGRLDFNLPDGAPDKSWLTDELNDLIRRAIPVSVIWASDEELDKTPELVRTMSVKPPRGSGRVRMLQIEGVDLQPCGGTHVSNTSEIGTLEVGKIENKGRQNRRINLRFAKQETA from the coding sequence ATGACTATGGAATTTCTGTTCCAGGAAGACCCTTATCTGAAAAGCTGTCGGGCCCGTATCACGGAAAGTTCACCTGAAGGTGTGTTCTTCGATCGCACGGTTTTCTATCCCGAAGGAGGTGGCCAGCCTGGAGACACCGGCATTATGCGCCTGTCTTCCGGGGCTGAGGTCTCAATTACAGATACCCGCAAGCACGGCGTTCAAGATCAGGATATCCTGCATGTTCTGGCAGAAGACTCCACTATACCTGAGGTCGGGGAAGAAGTTGAATTGCAGATCGACTGGGAGCGCCGACACAGGCTGATGCGCATGCATACAAGCCTTCATTTGCTCTGTTCGCTTGTCGATGGCGATGTCACTGGCGGACAGATTTCCGACGGCAAAGGACGCCTGGATTTCAACCTTCCTGACGGAGCACCTGACAAGTCCTGGTTGACGGACGAACTCAATGATCTAATCAGGCGTGCCATTCCGGTTTCGGTAATCTGGGCAAGCGATGAAGAACTGGACAAGACCCCAGAGCTTGTAAGGACCATGTCCGTCAAGCCGCCGCGCGGTAGTGGGCGTGTGCGCATGTTGCAGATAGAAGGTGTCGACCTGCAGCCCTGTGGAGGAACCCATGTCAGCAACACCAGTGAAATCGGCACCCTGGAAGTCGGAAAGATCGAAAACAAGGGGCGACAGAATCGCCGCATAAACTTGCGTTTTGCCAAGCAGGAAACAGCTTGA
- the sseA gene encoding 3-mercaptopyruvate sulfurtransferase gives MTDPANPLVSTEWLEKNLATPDVRVVDATYYLPVEDGDARAEYEQEHIPEAVFFDIDAIKDDSNSLPHMLPSPEVFSSKVRKLGLGDGTRIVVYDRKGLMSAPRVWWMFRVFGHRDVYVLDGGLPKWKAEQRPLDDHPVLPEERHFTARFDTTRVRDLNKILGNIESKAEQLVDARSAGRFEGRDQEPWPGRQSGRIPGSYNVPYTNLIDSQSGCLKAPDALRRQFEDAGVDLQAPIVTSCGSGITAAALAMALDILGHRDVALYDGSWAEWGLSDKLPIEKGPEASASVSTER, from the coding sequence ATGACAGATCCAGCCAACCCGCTTGTTTCAACCGAGTGGCTCGAAAAGAATCTTGCCACTCCGGATGTCCGCGTCGTGGACGCCACCTACTACTTGCCGGTGGAAGACGGTGATGCCCGCGCAGAATATGAACAGGAGCATATTCCAGAGGCCGTCTTCTTCGATATCGATGCCATTAAGGACGACAGTAATTCGCTTCCGCATATGCTGCCTTCACCTGAAGTTTTCTCTTCCAAGGTCCGCAAACTTGGACTTGGCGATGGCACACGCATTGTCGTCTATGATCGCAAGGGTTTGATGTCCGCGCCGCGGGTCTGGTGGATGTTTCGCGTCTTCGGGCACCGGGATGTCTATGTGCTCGATGGTGGGCTGCCCAAGTGGAAGGCTGAACAACGTCCGCTGGATGACCACCCTGTCCTCCCCGAAGAGCGGCATTTTACGGCCCGTTTCGACACAACACGTGTCCGGGATCTCAATAAGATTCTGGGCAACATAGAGTCCAAGGCAGAGCAGCTCGTTGATGCACGAAGCGCAGGGCGTTTCGAGGGTCGGGATCAGGAACCCTGGCCGGGGCGTCAATCGGGGCGAATCCCCGGCAGCTACAACGTGCCCTACACGAACCTGATCGATTCCCAAAGCGGATGCCTGAAAGCCCCTGACGCGTTACGACGCCAATTCGAGGATGCAGGCGTCGACCTCCAGGCGCCAATCGTTACATCCTGTGGCTCGGGAATCACTGCAGCTGCGCTTGCCATGGCGCTAGATATTCTCGGGCACCGTGATGTTGCTCTTTATGATGGTTCCTGGGCTGAATGGGGTTTGAGTGACAAACTTCCAATCGAAAAAGGTCCGGAAGCGAGCGCGTCAGTTTCCACGGAAAGATAG
- a CDS encoding GNAT family acetyltransferase, translating into MGTGEVQACIALWDECGLLVPHNNPQEDIALFQAAPSARVLVAQLDEKIVGTVCVGHDGHRGWLYYLAVSLAHRHQGIAKALLNRAEEWLSAQAIRKVQLMIRPDNQSVAAFYQKQGYQLTPRAVMAKWLSKGADSSASSGSTDYLNTTITYLEMTSTPGFTDTELKLPEDCQLRQANKLPPSFYRYLYNTVGEPWLWWERRILSDDELEAILHESGHEVHVLYRGGVPAGFGELERKQDGSVELAYFGLLPDFIGQALGPIFLKSIVQLAWQATATKTLKVNTCNLDHPRALALYQSVGFSTTSRETRRIINPRSLGLFNKV; encoded by the coding sequence CTGGGCACAGGCGAGGTGCAAGCATGTATTGCACTGTGGGATGAATGCGGACTTTTGGTTCCACACAACAACCCGCAGGAGGATATCGCCCTCTTTCAGGCTGCTCCTTCGGCTCGGGTTCTGGTCGCACAACTGGATGAAAAGATTGTTGGAACTGTCTGTGTGGGCCACGATGGCCATCGTGGCTGGCTCTATTATCTGGCGGTCAGTTTGGCACACCGCCACCAAGGAATAGCCAAGGCTTTGCTGAACAGGGCCGAGGAATGGCTTTCTGCTCAGGCGATCCGCAAGGTGCAACTGATGATTCGCCCTGACAATCAATCCGTTGCCGCTTTTTATCAGAAGCAAGGCTACCAACTCACGCCCCGTGCGGTTATGGCCAAATGGCTTTCGAAGGGCGCAGATTCATCAGCCTCGTCGGGCAGTACCGACTACCTAAACACAACAATCACCTATCTGGAGATGACGTCTACGCCTGGATTCACTGACACCGAGCTAAAGCTTCCAGAAGACTGCCAGCTACGCCAGGCAAACAAACTGCCCCCTTCATTCTACCGCTACCTCTATAACACCGTGGGGGAACCGTGGCTTTGGTGGGAAAGACGTATACTAAGCGATGATGAATTGGAGGCCATCCTGCATGAAAGCGGGCATGAAGTGCACGTTCTCTACCGTGGAGGTGTTCCGGCAGGATTCGGGGAGCTTGAACGCAAACAGGATGGAAGCGTCGAACTTGCCTACTTCGGTCTCCTTCCGGACTTCATCGGTCAAGCGCTTGGCCCGATATTCCTCAAGTCGATCGTGCAACTGGCCTGGCAAGCTACAGCGACAAAGACCCTGAAGGTCAACACCTGCAATCTGGATCATCCACGTGCGCTCGCTCTTTATCAATCGGTCGGTTTCTCCACTACGTCACGAGAAACGAGGCGCATCATCAATCCTCGGTCTCTAGGGCTGTTCAACAAGGTCTGA